The Micropterus dolomieu isolate WLL.071019.BEF.003 ecotype Adirondacks linkage group LG22, ASM2129224v1, whole genome shotgun sequence genome contains a region encoding:
- the tph1a gene encoding tryptophan 5-hydroxylase 1a isoform X3, whose translation MYSNKNEGPRRGRSFDSMNIGFDEKLLNNEINKSTFTKIEENTEKKNTSEKGRATIIFSLKNEVGGLENHVNLVHIESRKSKRRNSEFEIFVDCDSNHEQLNEIIQLLRKHVNVVDMEPPDNSCLHEEDMSNVPWFPKKISDLDKCANRVLMYGSELDADHPGFKDNVYRKRRKYFADLAMAYKHGDPIPRIEFTEEEVKTWGVVFRELNKLYPTHACREYLKNLPLLSKYCEFREDNIPQLEDVSRFLRERTGFTIRPVAGYLSPRDFLAGLAFRVFHCTQYVRHSSEPLYTPEPDTCHELLGHVPLLAEPSFAQFSQEIGLASLGASDDSVQKLATCYFFTVEFGLCKQEGQLRAYGAGLLSSISELKHALSGNARIMPFDPKVTSKQECIITTFQDIYFVSDSFEEAKVKMREFAKTIKRPFTVRYNPYTQSVDVLKDTPSINSVVEELRHELDIVGDALSRLNKHLGV comes from the exons ATGTACTCAAACAAAAACGAAGGACCACGTAGAGGAAGATCTTTTGACTCCATGAACATTGGCTTTGACGAAAAACTGCTGAACAATGAG ataaacaaatCAACCTTTACCAAAAttgaagaaaacactgaaaagaagaATACTTCAGAGAAAGGGAGAGCCACAATCATCTTTTCCCTCAAGAATGAAGTGGGAGGACTG GAAAACCATGTTAACCTTGTACACATAGAGTCCAGAAAATCCAAAAGACGCAACTCTGAGTTTGAAATCTTTGTGGACTGCGACAGCAACCACGAAcaactgaatgaaataatccAGCTGCTACGAAAGCATGTGAACGTGGTGGATATGGAGCCTCCAGATAACTCCTGTCTACACGAGGAAG ATATGTCTAATGTACCTTGGTTCCCAAAGAAGATCTCAGACTTGGACAAGTGTGCTAACCGTGTCCTGATGTATGGCTCTGAGTTGGATGCAGATCATCCG GGTTTCAAGGACAATGTCTACCGGAAAAGGCGAAAGTACTTTGCTGATCTTGCCATGGCGTACAAACA TGGGGATCCCATTCCTCGTATTGAGTTCACAGAGGAAGAAGTGAAGACTTGGGGGGTTGTGTTCAGGGAGCTCAACAAGCTGTACCCTACCCACGCCTGCCGGGAATACTTGAAGAACCTGCCACTGCTGTCCAAATACTGTGAATTTCGGGAGGACAACATCCCTCAGCTGGAAGATGTCTCACGCTTCCTCAGGG AACGGACTGGATTTACCATCAGGCCTGTAGCAGGCTATTTGTCCCCGCGTGACTTCCTTGCTGGTTTGGCCTTCCGTGTTTTCCATTGTACCCAGTATGTGCGGCACAGCTCTGAACCCTTATACACCCCAGAGCC GGACACCTGCCATGAGCTGCTGGGTCATGTCCCGCTGCTGGCAGAGCCCAGCTTCGCCCAGTTTTCTCAGGAAATTGGACTTGCTTCACTCGGGGCCTCAGACGACTCAGTTCAGAAACTGGCCACA TGCTATTTCTTTACAGTGGAGTTTGGCCTATGCAAACAAGAAGGGCAGCTGCGAGCATATGGAGCAGGACTACTGTCATCTATCAGTGAGCTTaag CATGCACTCTCTGGCAACGCAAGGATAATGCCTTTTGACCCCAAAGTTACATCCAAACAAGAATGCATCATCACAACATTTCAGGATATCTACTTTGTGTCAGACAGCTTTGAGGAGGCCAAAGTCAAGATGAG GGAGTTTGCTAAGACCATCAAGCGTCCCTTCACAGTTCGATACAACCCTTACACCCAGAGTGTGGATGTGCTTAAAGACACTCCCAGCATCAACAGTGTGGTGGAGGAGCTTCGGCATGAGCTTGACATCGTCGGTGATGCCCTCAGCCGGCTGAACAAGCACCTGGGGGTCTGA
- the tph1a gene encoding tryptophan 5-hydroxylase 1a isoform X1: MYSNKNEGPRRGRSFDSMNIGFDEKLLNNEINKSTFTKIEENTEKKNTSEKGRATIIFSLKNEVGGLVKALKLFQENHVNLVHIESRKSKRRNSEFEIFVDCDSNHEQLNEIIQLLRKHVNVVDMEPPDNSCLHEEDMSNVPWFPKKISDLDKCANRVLMYGSELDADHPGFKDNVYRKRRKYFADLAMAYKHGDPIPRIEFTEEEVKTWGVVFRELNKLYPTHACREYLKNLPLLSKYCEFREDNIPQLEDVSRFLRERTGFTIRPVAGYLSPRDFLAGLAFRVFHCTQYVRHSSEPLYTPEPDTCHELLGHVPLLAEPSFAQFSQEIGLASLGASDDSVQKLATCYFFTVEFGLCKQEGQLRAYGAGLLSSISELKHALSGNARIMPFDPKVTSKQECIITTFQDIYFVSDSFEEAKVKMREFAKTIKRPFTVRYNPYTQSVDVLKDTPSINSVVEELRHELDIVGDALSRLNKHLGV; encoded by the exons ATGTACTCAAACAAAAACGAAGGACCACGTAGAGGAAGATCTTTTGACTCCATGAACATTGGCTTTGACGAAAAACTGCTGAACAATGAG ataaacaaatCAACCTTTACCAAAAttgaagaaaacactgaaaagaagaATACTTCAGAGAAAGGGAGAGCCACAATCATCTTTTCCCTCAAGAATGAAGTGGGAGGACTGGTAAAGGCACTCAAACTCTTCCAA GAAAACCATGTTAACCTTGTACACATAGAGTCCAGAAAATCCAAAAGACGCAACTCTGAGTTTGAAATCTTTGTGGACTGCGACAGCAACCACGAAcaactgaatgaaataatccAGCTGCTACGAAAGCATGTGAACGTGGTGGATATGGAGCCTCCAGATAACTCCTGTCTACACGAGGAAG ATATGTCTAATGTACCTTGGTTCCCAAAGAAGATCTCAGACTTGGACAAGTGTGCTAACCGTGTCCTGATGTATGGCTCTGAGTTGGATGCAGATCATCCG GGTTTCAAGGACAATGTCTACCGGAAAAGGCGAAAGTACTTTGCTGATCTTGCCATGGCGTACAAACA TGGGGATCCCATTCCTCGTATTGAGTTCACAGAGGAAGAAGTGAAGACTTGGGGGGTTGTGTTCAGGGAGCTCAACAAGCTGTACCCTACCCACGCCTGCCGGGAATACTTGAAGAACCTGCCACTGCTGTCCAAATACTGTGAATTTCGGGAGGACAACATCCCTCAGCTGGAAGATGTCTCACGCTTCCTCAGGG AACGGACTGGATTTACCATCAGGCCTGTAGCAGGCTATTTGTCCCCGCGTGACTTCCTTGCTGGTTTGGCCTTCCGTGTTTTCCATTGTACCCAGTATGTGCGGCACAGCTCTGAACCCTTATACACCCCAGAGCC GGACACCTGCCATGAGCTGCTGGGTCATGTCCCGCTGCTGGCAGAGCCCAGCTTCGCCCAGTTTTCTCAGGAAATTGGACTTGCTTCACTCGGGGCCTCAGACGACTCAGTTCAGAAACTGGCCACA TGCTATTTCTTTACAGTGGAGTTTGGCCTATGCAAACAAGAAGGGCAGCTGCGAGCATATGGAGCAGGACTACTGTCATCTATCAGTGAGCTTaag CATGCACTCTCTGGCAACGCAAGGATAATGCCTTTTGACCCCAAAGTTACATCCAAACAAGAATGCATCATCACAACATTTCAGGATATCTACTTTGTGTCAGACAGCTTTGAGGAGGCCAAAGTCAAGATGAG GGAGTTTGCTAAGACCATCAAGCGTCCCTTCACAGTTCGATACAACCCTTACACCCAGAGTGTGGATGTGCTTAAAGACACTCCCAGCATCAACAGTGTGGTGGAGGAGCTTCGGCATGAGCTTGACATCGTCGGTGATGCCCTCAGCCGGCTGAACAAGCACCTGGGGGTCTGA
- the tph1a gene encoding tryptophan 5-hydroxylase 1a isoform X4, with protein MLSGMLPTRVHRKLFCRAVYTMLEGLNMINKSTFTKIEENTEKKNTSEKGRATIIFSLKNEVGGLENHVNLVHIESRKSKRRNSEFEIFVDCDSNHEQLNEIIQLLRKHVNVVDMEPPDNSCLHEEDMSNVPWFPKKISDLDKCANRVLMYGSELDADHPGFKDNVYRKRRKYFADLAMAYKHGDPIPRIEFTEEEVKTWGVVFRELNKLYPTHACREYLKNLPLLSKYCEFREDNIPQLEDVSRFLRERTGFTIRPVAGYLSPRDFLAGLAFRVFHCTQYVRHSSEPLYTPEPDTCHELLGHVPLLAEPSFAQFSQEIGLASLGASDDSVQKLATCYFFTVEFGLCKQEGQLRAYGAGLLSSISELKHALSGNARIMPFDPKVTSKQECIITTFQDIYFVSDSFEEAKVKMREFAKTIKRPFTVRYNPYTQSVDVLKDTPSINSVVEELRHELDIVGDALSRLNKHLGV; from the exons ATGCTTTCCGGGATGCTACCGACAAGGGTCCACCGAAAACTATTCTGCCGCGCTGTCTACACAATGCTCGAGGGGCTAAATATG ataaacaaatCAACCTTTACCAAAAttgaagaaaacactgaaaagaagaATACTTCAGAGAAAGGGAGAGCCACAATCATCTTTTCCCTCAAGAATGAAGTGGGAGGACTG GAAAACCATGTTAACCTTGTACACATAGAGTCCAGAAAATCCAAAAGACGCAACTCTGAGTTTGAAATCTTTGTGGACTGCGACAGCAACCACGAAcaactgaatgaaataatccAGCTGCTACGAAAGCATGTGAACGTGGTGGATATGGAGCCTCCAGATAACTCCTGTCTACACGAGGAAG ATATGTCTAATGTACCTTGGTTCCCAAAGAAGATCTCAGACTTGGACAAGTGTGCTAACCGTGTCCTGATGTATGGCTCTGAGTTGGATGCAGATCATCCG GGTTTCAAGGACAATGTCTACCGGAAAAGGCGAAAGTACTTTGCTGATCTTGCCATGGCGTACAAACA TGGGGATCCCATTCCTCGTATTGAGTTCACAGAGGAAGAAGTGAAGACTTGGGGGGTTGTGTTCAGGGAGCTCAACAAGCTGTACCCTACCCACGCCTGCCGGGAATACTTGAAGAACCTGCCACTGCTGTCCAAATACTGTGAATTTCGGGAGGACAACATCCCTCAGCTGGAAGATGTCTCACGCTTCCTCAGGG AACGGACTGGATTTACCATCAGGCCTGTAGCAGGCTATTTGTCCCCGCGTGACTTCCTTGCTGGTTTGGCCTTCCGTGTTTTCCATTGTACCCAGTATGTGCGGCACAGCTCTGAACCCTTATACACCCCAGAGCC GGACACCTGCCATGAGCTGCTGGGTCATGTCCCGCTGCTGGCAGAGCCCAGCTTCGCCCAGTTTTCTCAGGAAATTGGACTTGCTTCACTCGGGGCCTCAGACGACTCAGTTCAGAAACTGGCCACA TGCTATTTCTTTACAGTGGAGTTTGGCCTATGCAAACAAGAAGGGCAGCTGCGAGCATATGGAGCAGGACTACTGTCATCTATCAGTGAGCTTaag CATGCACTCTCTGGCAACGCAAGGATAATGCCTTTTGACCCCAAAGTTACATCCAAACAAGAATGCATCATCACAACATTTCAGGATATCTACTTTGTGTCAGACAGCTTTGAGGAGGCCAAAGTCAAGATGAG GGAGTTTGCTAAGACCATCAAGCGTCCCTTCACAGTTCGATACAACCCTTACACCCAGAGTGTGGATGTGCTTAAAGACACTCCCAGCATCAACAGTGTGGTGGAGGAGCTTCGGCATGAGCTTGACATCGTCGGTGATGCCCTCAGCCGGCTGAACAAGCACCTGGGGGTCTGA
- the tph1a gene encoding tryptophan 5-hydroxylase 1a isoform X2: MLSGMLPTRVHRKLFCRAVYTMLEGLNMINKSTFTKIEENTEKKNTSEKGRATIIFSLKNEVGGLVKALKLFQENHVNLVHIESRKSKRRNSEFEIFVDCDSNHEQLNEIIQLLRKHVNVVDMEPPDNSCLHEEDMSNVPWFPKKISDLDKCANRVLMYGSELDADHPGFKDNVYRKRRKYFADLAMAYKHGDPIPRIEFTEEEVKTWGVVFRELNKLYPTHACREYLKNLPLLSKYCEFREDNIPQLEDVSRFLRERTGFTIRPVAGYLSPRDFLAGLAFRVFHCTQYVRHSSEPLYTPEPDTCHELLGHVPLLAEPSFAQFSQEIGLASLGASDDSVQKLATCYFFTVEFGLCKQEGQLRAYGAGLLSSISELKHALSGNARIMPFDPKVTSKQECIITTFQDIYFVSDSFEEAKVKMREFAKTIKRPFTVRYNPYTQSVDVLKDTPSINSVVEELRHELDIVGDALSRLNKHLGV, encoded by the exons ATGCTTTCCGGGATGCTACCGACAAGGGTCCACCGAAAACTATTCTGCCGCGCTGTCTACACAATGCTCGAGGGGCTAAATATG ataaacaaatCAACCTTTACCAAAAttgaagaaaacactgaaaagaagaATACTTCAGAGAAAGGGAGAGCCACAATCATCTTTTCCCTCAAGAATGAAGTGGGAGGACTGGTAAAGGCACTCAAACTCTTCCAA GAAAACCATGTTAACCTTGTACACATAGAGTCCAGAAAATCCAAAAGACGCAACTCTGAGTTTGAAATCTTTGTGGACTGCGACAGCAACCACGAAcaactgaatgaaataatccAGCTGCTACGAAAGCATGTGAACGTGGTGGATATGGAGCCTCCAGATAACTCCTGTCTACACGAGGAAG ATATGTCTAATGTACCTTGGTTCCCAAAGAAGATCTCAGACTTGGACAAGTGTGCTAACCGTGTCCTGATGTATGGCTCTGAGTTGGATGCAGATCATCCG GGTTTCAAGGACAATGTCTACCGGAAAAGGCGAAAGTACTTTGCTGATCTTGCCATGGCGTACAAACA TGGGGATCCCATTCCTCGTATTGAGTTCACAGAGGAAGAAGTGAAGACTTGGGGGGTTGTGTTCAGGGAGCTCAACAAGCTGTACCCTACCCACGCCTGCCGGGAATACTTGAAGAACCTGCCACTGCTGTCCAAATACTGTGAATTTCGGGAGGACAACATCCCTCAGCTGGAAGATGTCTCACGCTTCCTCAGGG AACGGACTGGATTTACCATCAGGCCTGTAGCAGGCTATTTGTCCCCGCGTGACTTCCTTGCTGGTTTGGCCTTCCGTGTTTTCCATTGTACCCAGTATGTGCGGCACAGCTCTGAACCCTTATACACCCCAGAGCC GGACACCTGCCATGAGCTGCTGGGTCATGTCCCGCTGCTGGCAGAGCCCAGCTTCGCCCAGTTTTCTCAGGAAATTGGACTTGCTTCACTCGGGGCCTCAGACGACTCAGTTCAGAAACTGGCCACA TGCTATTTCTTTACAGTGGAGTTTGGCCTATGCAAACAAGAAGGGCAGCTGCGAGCATATGGAGCAGGACTACTGTCATCTATCAGTGAGCTTaag CATGCACTCTCTGGCAACGCAAGGATAATGCCTTTTGACCCCAAAGTTACATCCAAACAAGAATGCATCATCACAACATTTCAGGATATCTACTTTGTGTCAGACAGCTTTGAGGAGGCCAAAGTCAAGATGAG GGAGTTTGCTAAGACCATCAAGCGTCCCTTCACAGTTCGATACAACCCTTACACCCAGAGTGTGGATGTGCTTAAAGACACTCCCAGCATCAACAGTGTGGTGGAGGAGCTTCGGCATGAGCTTGACATCGTCGGTGATGCCCTCAGCCGGCTGAACAAGCACCTGGGGGTCTGA